Part of the Lathamus discolor isolate bLatDis1 unplaced genomic scaffold, bLatDis1.hap1 Scaffold_56, whole genome shotgun sequence genome, cccttgtccatGCAATCCATCCCTCCAATCCCTGCTAAAAGCCTCTTTCCTGGATCCATGAGCTCAAGGGCAAAGTGTCAGCTGGAGACGGACACGGAGGTGACCACCCCGGAGCAGAGCATCCTCCATGGATCAATGCCGGTCCATGAGGAAGACGTTACCTGCACAGACGACACCAACGTCGTGTCCATGGTCGCAGTCATTGGTACCCCAGGGTTGGGCCAAGCACTCGGCCAGGGCGGCTTCGCTCCCGTTGCATTGGACGCGGTCGAGCCAGATGGGACCGGAGCCTCGGCCGAAGTGAGCCGCTCCATAGGCTGAGGCCACGGCCCCGCAGCCCAGCTCCCGGCACACCACGGTGGCCTCGGGGATGCTCCAGGCATGGTCACACACGGTTCCCCATTGGGAATCGTGCCGAACTTCCAGCCTTCCCGAGCAGCGGTTGGAGCCGTTGACCAGGCGGAGCTGTGCGGGACCGGTGCGGACAAGAATGGGGTTGTTGGAGGTATCTACAAGGGAGGACACAAGAGGTGCACCATGAACACCCCGCACCCTTCGCTTCTGCAGGAGCATCCTGCTTTCCGCACCTTGGGAATGGGATGTGGTGATACAGGAGAATGGATGGGGTGATGGAGGGGACCGGGATGAGGTGATGGAGGAGACTGGGATGAGGTGATGGAGGGGACCAGGATGCGATGATGCAGGGGATCGGGATGTGATGACGCAGGGGACCGGGATGAGGTAATGCAGGGGACCAGGATGAGGTGATGGAGAGGACCGGGACAAGGTGATGCAGTGGCTCAGGATGGGGTGATGGAGGGGATAGGGATGGGGTGATGGAGGAGACTGGGATGAGGTGATGGAGGGGACCAGGATGTGATGACGCAGGGGACCGGGATGTGATGACGCAGGGGACAGGGATGAGGTAATGCAGGGGACCAGGATGAGGTGATGGAGGAGACTGGGATGAGGTGATGGAGAGGACCAGGACAAGGTGATGCAGTGGATCAGGATGGGGTGATGGAGGGGATAGGGATGGGGTGATGGAGGGGACCACGATAAGTTGATGATGCAGGGGACCAGGATGTGATGATGCAGGGGACCAGGATGCGATGATGCAGGGAACCAGGATGAGGTGATGCAGTGGACTGGGATGCGATGATGCAGGGGACTGGGATGCGATGATGCAGGGGACAAGGATGCGATGATGCCAGGGACGAGGATGGGGTGATGCAGGGGACCGGAATGGGGTGATGCAGAGGAACGGGATGCGATGATGCAGGGGACCGGGATGCGATGATGCAGGGGACAAGGATGCGGTGATGCAGGGGACCAGGATGAGGTGATGCAGGGAACCAGGATGAGGTGATGCAGGGGACCAATGATGCAGGGGACTGGGATGCGATGATGCAGGGGACTGGGATGCGATGATGCAGGGGACCGGGATGCGATGATGCCACATGCTCCCAGCATCCTGTGCTCCCTCCCTCTGCCAATCCCGATCCCGCTGGGCCTGGATAAGGACGGAAGCATCCTCCCCTGGCGTTACCTGCGCACACCACACCGGCATCCTCCCCATGGTTGCAGTTGCTCTTCCCCCATCCCTTGCTCCTGCAGGAGGACAGGGCCACCTCTGTCCCGGTGCAGTTGACTTCATCCAACCAGACGGGTCCCGATCCCATCCCGAAGTGCCCGGCTCCAAGGGCGGAGCGTGCCGGACCGCATCCCAATTCCCGGCACACCACGGCCGCATCCCATAGGTCCCAGTGGTCGTCGCACACCGTCCCCCATTGGTGCTCATGGAAGACCTCGACCCGGCCAGCGCAGCCGTGGGGACCCTGGGCCAAGCGGACGGGCGCCCATTGGgaagcagctggagctggaagagGGATAGGGAAGGGATCCGGGTGGAAAAGCGGCACCGGGAAGGGTGGGAAGGGTGAACGGCATTCCCAAGGCTGGGATTGGATGCGAGCCATGGATGGGCCTCTCCATTGGCTCTAAGGCAAAGGGAATCCAAGTCCCCTCTGCATCCCCATTTCCAGGGGGAAAGGGGCTTGTGatgccttttcccttcccattccCAATCCATGCAATGCTCCTGATTGCTTTTTCCCTATTCCCGATCCATGCTACCCAGATTGCATTTCCCAATTCCCGATCCATGGAATGCTCCCGTTTGCGTTTCCCTCCCCATTCCCAATCTATGGAATGCTCCCATTTGTGTACCCCCATTCCCGATCCATGGAATGCTCCCGTTTGTGTTTCCCTATCCCCATTCCCAATCCATGGAATGCTCCCATTTGCATTTCCCTCCCCATTCCCAATCTATGGAATGCTCCTGTTTGTGTATCCCCATTCCCGATCCATGGAATGCTCCTGTTTGTGTTTCCCTATCCCCATTCCCAATCCACGGAATGCTCCCATTTGCATTTCCCTCCCCATTCCCAATCTATGGAATGCTCCTGTTTGTGTATCCCCATTCCCGATCCATGGAATGCTCCTGTTTGTGTTTCCCTATCCCCATTCCCAATCCATGGAATGCTCCCATTTGCATCTCCCCATTCCCAATCCATGGAATGCTCCCATTTGCATTTCCCAATTCCCGATCCATGGAATGCTCCCATTTGCATCTCCCCATTCCCAATCCATGGAATGCTCCCGTTTCCCTATCCCCATTCCCGATCCATGCAATGCTCCCATTTGCGTTTTCCTCCCCATTCCCAATCTACGGAATGCTCCTGTTTCCACTTCCCTATTCCCATTCCCAATCCATGAATGCTCCTGTTTGCATTTCCCCATTCCCGATCCATGGAATGCTCCCATTTGCATTTCCCTCCCCATTCCCAATCCATGGAATGCTCCCATTTGCATTTCCCTCCCCATTCCCAATCTATGGAATGCTCCCGTTTGCATTTCCCCATTCCCGATTCAAGGAATGCTCCCATTTGCGTTTCCCCATTCCCGATCCATGGAATGCTCCCGTTTGCATTTCCCCATTCCCGATCCATGGAATGCTCCCGTTTGCATTTCCCTCCCCATTCCCAATCTATGGAATGCTCCTTTTTGCATTTCCCTCCCCATTCCCAATCTATGGAATGCTCCCGTTTGCATTTCCCTCCCCATTCCCAATCCATGGAATGCTCCCATTTGCATTTCCCTATTCCCATTCCAGATCCATGGAATGCTCCCATTTGCGTTTCCCTATCCCCATTCCCAATCCATGGAATGCTCCCGTTTCCCTATCCCCATTCCCGATCCATGCAATGCTCCCGTTTCCATTTCCCTCCCCATTCCCAATCTATGGAATGCTCCCGTTTCCCTACCCCCATTCCCGATCCATGCAATGCTCCCGTTTGCATTTCCCTCCCCATTCCCAATCTATGGAATGCTCCCGTTTGTGTATCCCCATTCCCAATCCATGGAATGCTCCCGTTTCCCTATCCCCCTTCCCAATCCATGCAATGCTCCCGTTTGCATTTCCCTATCCCCATTCCCGATCCATGGAATGCTCCCGTTCGCACCGGGAAGCCGAGGCCTTTGTGCCCTTTGCAACGCAAACAAAGCCATTCCCGATCCCGCTGCTCCCATTGGGAACAACGCCAAGGCTTTcccatgccccccccccccccccccccttgctcccctttcctcctccttcccaaagGGATCCCATCGGGATGCTCCTGGAAGCGCCACTCACCCCATAGGCAGGCCAGGCCCAGGAGCATTCCCAGGGCTAGGAGCCGGGATCCCGACATTCCCATAGGATCGGGGCgctgagctgggtgctgggggtggggaCAGCAGCATTGTCCCCTCCTCCGGCGCTGAGCCCTCCTCTTCCCTATGGATTTAgtgccccccccatcccatcccatcccatcccatcccatcccatcccatcccattccagcCCCACTTCCCTGCATCCGATGCTCCATGGAATTCCATGCTTTGGGATGCGAGGGCCCTTCAAGCTCACCCCAACCCATTCCAACGTCCTCATTCCCAACATCCCAACCCTCATTCCCAACATCCCATCCCACTTTTCCCATTCCCAACATCCCATCCCACTCTTCCCATTCCCACTTGGAAGCCGCTTGCCCCTCACCCCATCCCGCATccaaagcccccccccccccccccccccaaggctTCCCCTTAGGCCCTTCCTAACGCATGGATTCATCCCAAAGGGCCTGGAATCGGGATCCAACGGGATAATGCTTTGGGATATGggataaaggggggggggggggggggaaggatcCGGGCCTGAGGCAACCCCATAAGGAGCCATTGGAGCGCATTGAGGCCTCTCCAGCCTGGTCCTCACTCACCCATGGTGGGGCTCCGGGCCCGTTTTGGGGTCCCCGCTCCCGTTTCTGAGGTCCCCGCTCCCGTTTTGGGGGGTTCCGAGCCCGTTTTGGGGGATCCGGACCCGTTTTGGGGTCCCGGTgccaagccccccccccccccccccccaaccgtCTTCTCTCAAAGATGGCGGCGGCGCGGACTACATTTCCCAGCATGCCCCGCGCGGCGCCGGCCCCCCCCCTCCCTGCGTGCGCACGGCGCCGGGAGGGGCGGGGCTTCGGGCTCGGCGCGGCCCAGGCGttgcgcggcggcggcggcggagccggGAGCGACCGGTAACGGGACcccggggttgggggggggaggggggggtgaaGGGGAAccggggaaggggaggaggcggcggaggagggGACGGGGAGGGCCCAAGGGGCGGGGCTTGGGGGAGCGGAGGGGCGGGGCCTGGAGGGGAGAGCGGGGCCGGGAGGGcctgaggggaggagggggcgGGGCTTGGAGGAGCGAAGGGGGCGTGGCCTGCGGGCGGGAGGGGCTGGGCTTGTGGGGGCGGCGGGGGCGGGGCCAAGCGGGGGCCGGGCCTCTGTGGGTTAATTCCGACCCTAGGGCCAAGCCACGCCCCGTCTGGCAGAGACCACGCCCCTTCAGCGGAGGCCACGCCCCCTCTAGGGGAAGCCACGTCCCTTCTAGCGGAGAGCGCGCCCCCCCCGCGGAGACCACGCCCCCTCCCCGGGAGACCACGCCCCCTCAAACGGAGGCTACGTCCTCTCTAGCGGAGACCACGCCCCCTCAAAACGGAGGCCACGCCCCCTCTAGGGGAAGCCACGTCCCCTCTAGCTAAGAGCGTGCCCCTCCGGCTCAGACCACGCCCCCTCCCGCTGAGACCACGCCCCCTCAAACGGTCGCCACTTCCCCTCTAGCAGAGCGCGCGCCCCTCCCGCTCAGACCACGCCCCCTCAAACGGAGGCCACGCCCCCTCTAGGGGAAGCCACGTCCCTCCTCGCGGTGAGCGCGCCCCCCCCGCGGAGACCACGCCCCCTCAAACGGAGGCCACGCCCCCTCTAGGGGAAGCCACGTCCCCTCTAGTTGAGAGCACGCCCCTCCGGCTCAGACCACGCCCCCTCAAACGGAGGCCACGCCCCCTCTAGGGGAAGCCACGTCCCCTCTAGCTGAGAGCCTGCCCCTCCTGCTCAGACCACGCCCCCTCCCCGGGAGACCACGCCTCCTCAATCGGGGGCCACGTCCCTTCTAGCCGAGAGCGCGCCCCTCCCGCTGAGACCACGCCCCCTCCCGCTCAGACCACGCCCCCTCCCGCTCAGACCACGCCCCCTTCGCGCTCTATTCCCGCGGCATCTCCACGTGTCCCCCCAGGCTCCTTCCCCATGGCCGCCGGGTCCCGGTGCGGGGCTGCGGCTCCATCCCAGCCCCCGTACGCGTGCCGGGAATGCGGGAAGTGCTTCCGCTGGTCCTCCCGCCTGGCCCATCACCAGCGCAGCCACACGGGCGAGCGGCCCTACAAGTGCCCCGAGTGCCCCAAAGCCTTCAAGGGCTCCTCGGCCCTCCTCTACCACCAACGCGGCCACACGGGCGAGCGGCCCTACCCGTGCCCGCAGTGCCCCAAGGCTTTCAAGCgctcctccctgctccagacCCACCAACGGGTCCATACGGGGCTGCGGGCTTTCGAGTGCGCCCAATGCGGCCTCACCTTCAAGTGGGCGTCCCATTACCAGTACCACCAGCGGCAGCACACGGGCGAGCGGCCCTACCGCTGCGCCGAGTGCCCCAAAGCCTTCAAGAACTCCTCCAGCCTCCGGCGTCACCGCCGGCTCCACACGGGCGAGCGGCCCCACTCTTGCGGCGTCTGCGGCAAAGCCTTCGCCCAACCCTCCAACCTCCGGCAGCACCAACGGGTGCACACGGGCGAGCGGCCCTACGCCTGCCCCCAGTGCCCCAAGACCTTCACCCACTCCTCCAACCTCCTCCTGCACCGCCGCACCCATTCCAACGCCCGGCCCCAccagtgcccccagtgccccaAACCCCCCGCGCTTGAGCCCTGCCTCCAGAGCCGCGCTCCGGCCCCACCGCCGCCCCCCGCGCCGGAGCCCCCATGGAGATGCTCTTTGTGCCCGCTGAGCCTCGACACCCACGAGGAGCTCCTGGGCCACCAAGGAGCCCATCGGGTGCCGACACCGACCCCGGTGCCCCCTCTCCGCTGCCCGACCTGCGGGAAGAGCTTCAAGAGCAACGCGGCGCTGGCGCGGCACCGGCACGGCCCCGCTGCCCAGCGGCCCTTTAAGTGCCCTAAAGCCTTCCCCCAGTTAACAACGGGGCTCTTGGGGTCCCCCCCCGGCGCGGCACCGACTCCGGCGCCCACCTCCCCTCCGGCCCCGGAGCGCCCGTACCGGTGCCCCGAGTGCGGTAAAGCCTTCAAGGGCTCTTCGGGGCTGCGGTATCACCTGCGGGACCACACGGGCGAGCGGCCCTACCCGTGCCCGCAGTGCCCCAAGGCTTTCAAGCGCTCCTCGCTGCTCCAGATCCACCAACGGGTCCATACGGGGCTGCGGGCTTTCGAGTGCGCCCAATGCGGCCTCACCTTCAAGTGGGCGTCCCATTACCAGTACCACCAGCGGCAGCACACGGGCGAGCGGCCCTACCGCTGCGCCGAGTGCCCCAAAGCCTTCAAGAACTCCTCCAGCCTCCGGCGTCACCGCCGGCTCCACACGGGCGAGCGGCCCCACTCTTGCGGCGTCTGCGGCAAAGCCTTCGCCCAACCCTCCAACCTCCGGCAGCACCAACGGGTGCACACGGGCGAGCGGCCCTACGCCTGCCCCCAGTGCCCCAAGACCTTCACCCACTCCTCCAACCTCCGGCTCCATCGCCGCACCCATTCCAACGCCCGGCCCCACCGCTGCCCGTTCTGCGCCAAGACCTTCGCCGTGGCTTCCTACCTGCAGCGGCACCTCCGCACCCACGGCGCCGGCACCGCGGTACCACGCGCCCAAGGCCaaaccttcctcctcctcctgcagaaccCCCAAGGCTTCCAGCTCGTGCCCAGCCCCACGGCTGCCCCACAGAAGCTCCTGTTGCTGCCCGGCCCCACGGCGGAGCCCCCCGAGGGGTCTCCATCCCGGCTGGTGCCCGTTGCCGGGCAGAGCATCCTGGTGGTGCCCGGTGCCGGGCAGGTCCAGGCGGTGGCCGCGGCTCCTTTGGGGACCAGCGTCGTCGTGCTAAGGGGTGGCGTCGGGGGGGGGCTGCCAGCGTGTGGGGTGCAGCCCGCTGAGGGCACCAATGGGCAGCTCCAAGGCCTGGTCCAGCCCTTGGAGGTGGCCAATGGCCAGCTCCAAGCTCTTCCACAGGCTTCCAAGGTGGCCACCATC contains:
- the LOC136006690 gene encoding scavenger receptor cysteine-rich domain-containing group B protein-like isoform X1 translates to MLGNVVRAAAIFERRRLGGGGGGAWHRDPKTGPDPPKRARNPPKRERGPQKRERGPQNGPGAPPWHPAQRPDPMGMSGSRLLALGMLLGLACLWAPAASQWAPVRLAQGPHGCAGRVEVFHEHQWGTVCDDHWDLWDAAVVCRELGCGPARSALGAGHFGMGSGPVWLDEVNCTGTEVALSSCRSKGWGKSNCNHGEDAGVVCADTSNNPILVRTGPAQLRLVNGSNRCSGRLEVRHDSQWGTVCDHAWSIPEATVVCRELGCGAVASAYGAAHFGRGSGPIWLDRVQCNGSEAALAECLAQPWGTNDCDHGHDVGVVCADADTSEQQPLRLVNGSNPCLGRVEVFHDEKWGTVCDDTWDLHAAAVVCRQLGCGMAVSALSWAHFGPGTGPIWLDNVRCTGTEAALSQCKLHAWGEHDCEHSEDASVVCSGPNPLQVRVQDGPGPCAGRLEVLYNATWLGVCGTGWSLLEAAVVCRQLGCGQAQAAPMGAPLDHEPNRVLLEGLSCSGTESLLLKCQQSHVGPGPCPQGLVATVVCAEQEGVDPCPVLLGLLGIGMLLCGTLLILYLWTRCGRRGGRFVDKPLLKRMEDTGTSSEA
- the LOC136006690 gene encoding soluble scavenger receptor cysteine-rich domain-containing protein SSC5D-like isoform X2, with product MLGNVVRAAAIFERRRLGGGGGGAWHRDPKTGPDPPKRARNPPKRERGPQKRERGPQNGPGAPPWHPAQRPDPMGMSGSRLLALGMLLGLACLWAPAASQWAPVRLAQGPHGCAGRVEVFHEHQWGTVCDDHWDLWDAAVVCRELGCGPARSALGAGHFGMGSGPVWLDEVNCTGTEVALSSCRSKGWGKSNCNHGEDAGVVCADTSNNPILVRTGPAQLRLVNGSNRCSGRLEVRHDSQWGTVCDHAWSIPEATVVCRELGCGAVASAYGAAHFGRGSGPIWLDRVQCNGSEAALAECLAQPWGTNDCDHGHDVGVVCADADTSEQQPLRLVNGSNPCLGRVEVFHDEKWGTVCDDTWDLHAAAVVCRQLGCGMAVSALSWAHFGPGTGPIWLDNVRCTGTEAALSQCKLHAWGEHDCEHSEDASVVCSGVDPCPVLLGLLGIGMLLCGTLLILYLWTRCGRRGGRFVDKPLLKRMEDTGTSSEA